Proteins from a genomic interval of Medicago truncatula cultivar Jemalong A17 chromosome 3, MtrunA17r5.0-ANR, whole genome shotgun sequence:
- the LOC11411339 gene encoding glutathione S-transferase F11: MVVKVYGSINAACPQRVMACLLEKEVEFEIVHIDLDKGEQKKPEFLLLQPFGQVPVVEDGDFRLFESRAIVRYYAAKYADRGPDLLGTTLEEKAVVDQWLEVEAHNFDDLCFNIMFNLVILPKMGKPGDITIAHSSEQKLEEVLDVYERRLSKSTYLAGDKFTLADLSHLPGIGHLIEAAKLGHLISERKNVNAWWEKISSRPAWKKLKELAK, translated from the exons ATGGTGGTGAAAGTTTATGGTTCAATTAATGCAGCATGTCCTCAGAGGGTGATGGCTTGCCTCTTAGAAAAAGAGGTAGAATTTGAAATTGTGCATATTGATCTTGATAAAGGAGAGCAAAAGAAACCTGAATTCCTTCTCCTCCAG cCCTTTGGTCAAGTTCCAGTTGTAGAGGATGGTGATTTCAGACTCTTTG AATCAAGGGCAATTGTAAGGTACTACGCAGCAAAGTATGCAGACCGTGGTCCTGACCTACTTGGCACAACTTTAGAAGAGAAAGCTGTGGTGGATCAATGGCTTGAAGTAGAAGCACacaattttgatgatttatgctTCAATATCATGTTTAATCTTGTAATTCTACCAAAAATGGGTAAGCCTGGGGACATAACTATAGCTCATAGTTCTGAACAGAAGCTAGAGGAAGTGCTTGATGTGTATGAACGTAGGCTTTCTAAAAGCACTTATCTTGCTGGTGATAAGTTCACTTTGGCTGATCTTAGCCATCTTCCTGGAATTGGACATCTTATTGAGGCAGCAAAATTGGGACATTTGATTAGTGAGAGGAAGAATGTGAATGCTTGGTGGGAGAAAATTTCTAGTAGGCCAGCTTGGAAGAAGTTGAAGGAATTGGCTAAGTAA